The Anabas testudineus chromosome 5, fAnaTes1.2, whole genome shotgun sequence region TGTGGATACCGCCATGCATTCTTTTTTAACTTGTCTGGATTTTAAGATTTCCTCTGCAACCAAAAGACACGCTTTTTTTCTGGGCATTGTACTCTCATCAGTTAAGAGGTGTACTCTGAATTACTATCTGCCCACCTTTCTATCCAGCATGGTATATTATTgacttgcatgtgcaaataatCTTGATTAACAGAACTAACAGTCACAGTCATTGTACTATAACGGGCCTGTCATGGCTGGAAACCATGAAGGTACCCATGCTAGCTGGTGGTGAGGATACAGCTGcccctctcactctctttcagGATCATCCCCGCTTGTCATCTCGCTCCCCCCATGCAGCTTCCACGCAGAGAAAGACTTTTAATTGGGTAATCAATTACACCACTAACAAGACCCCGTCATGATTTCTTCCTCCACTGGTTTTCCTCCATTTGTTTGAAGCAGCTTTTAGAGTTTTTAGTAGTAGTATGTTGGTGTGCACTAGAGCGGAAGGTTGTACTGGTAATTTGACCTGAGAGTTTGTTTAACTTtactctcttttctgtcttctgcaTTTCATAGACTGAACCCTTCCAGAAACCAGTTTCTCTTGAACAGCATCCAGATTATGCTGAGTACATTTTTCATCCTATGGATCTTTGCACACTTGAAAAGGTAAAACCATCTGTCTCACATTTATTatactaaatttaaaatgagtTGACCATAGTTTGATATTCTTTATCTTTTCTGCACCATAGAatatcaaaaagaaaatgtatggCTGCACAGAGGCCTTCCTGGCAGATGCTAAATGGATTTTGCACAACTGTATTATATACAATGGAGGTGTGTTGCATATGTGGAtaccaaataaaacaataatattttaagGATAGATGATAATAATggaatattattttatttattaatactttctttttattaattgtgTTTATAATCATGTTAAATCAATAtattcaaaataattaaatacatttatgtcTCTGTTTCAGGCAATCACAAACTCACAGCTACAGCTAAAGTGATAGTAAAAATCTCTGAACATGAGGCGAGTGTGTGGTTTGTGTCAgaacagatttttttcaaactacatttttatttgataaatgtGAGACAGTAGACatgatttaacatatttttgttcttttttggcAGATGAATGAGATTGAGGTTTGTCCTGAGTGTTATCTATCAGCTTGCCAAAAGAGAGACAACTGGTTTTGTGAGCCTTGTGTAAGAGAATAGAGTAACATAAAGTTTTTGTTTACTACTTCATTGGCTTGTTTCTGATTCCAACATAGATCCCTGGAATACAGCTACTTAATTCTccttttactgtatgtctgcagAGTAACCCACACCCCCTTGTGTGGGCCAAATTGAAAGGATTTCCATTCTGGCCTGCTAAAGCTCTGCGGGACAAAGATGGACAGGTAGACGCTCGCTTCTTTGGTCAACACGACAGGTAACAGCCCTTTGTGCTTTATTTACGTGGACTTGGAGGCacatttcatgttgttgtttgttgtaaCACAGAAGAATGATGTAAGGCATTATTTTTCAGGGCATGGGTTCCTTTAAACAATTGCTACCTCATGTCCAAAGAGATTCCATTCTCTGTAAAGAAGACCAAAAGCATCTTCAACAGTGCCATGCAAGAGATGGAGGTCTATGTGGAGAACATGAGGAAGAAGTTTGGTGTGTTTAACTACGCTCCCTTCAGGACACCTTACACTCCTGACAACAACTTCCAGATGCTGTCGGATCCCTCCAACCCCTCATCCACTCCTGTTAAACCTGAGAAACAGGAGAAGATCAAGCTGAGCTTTGATATGACTGCATCTCCAAAGATCTCTTTGGCCAGGACCATGTTGTCTGGTACTGGAATTGGAGGGAGTACAGCTGGCCGGCAGCTCCCTCTCAGTGACATGCCTCGTTCCCCCATGAGCACCAACTCTTCTGCTCATACTGGTTCAGATGGGGAGCAGGAGACACCGGACAAGTTGCAGACAAAACCCCCAAACAGCCACTATACAGGAGAAGATGCCATGGACTGTACAGGTATTTTAGTATTGCTAAAATATGTTAGCATAGCATCAAGTGTCTAATGTGTGTAGACTTTAACAGTAAATATCTCTAAATAGCATCACCTACCCATCCTCGACCGGGAGGAGGCTGTTCATTGGACAGCCCTAAACCATTCCACTCTCAAGCACCTGGCATCCCCAAGCAGGAGAAGACACCGCAGACAGGAAGCATTCTCAACCTTAATCTAGGTTTGTATTTTATGCCAGCTATATAATCTGTATGAAAGTATTAACTAATATCCATTGTCAGTGAGCAAATGAGCACATAGTTCTGTTTGGAATGATTTTATGTTGAATTTTTCCAGATCGGAGTAAAGCAGAAATGGACCTAAAAGAGCTTAGTGAAACAGTTCAGCAGAAGCAAGGAGCCACACCAGTCCTCACCTCACCAAAAAGACAGATCAAAAGCCGTTTCCAGCTGAACCTGGACAAAACTATTGAGAGTTGCAAGGCACAGCTAGGTCAGTACACAggaaatggggggaaaaaatagCTATCCCGTGCAGGAGAGTACTTCATGTAGGGTAAATTCTCcctatttatttgcttttttatttgctttttaggTATTGATGAGATCTCTGTGGATGTGTATAAAGGTGTTGGACACAGTGACTCAGAAGACTCTGATAAATCTGACTCGAGTGACAGTGAATATGCCAGTGACGAAGAGCAGAAGACTAAGGATGGCCAGGATGAATCACCCATTAATGAACCCCAAAAAGACCTTACCAAATGTCAAGTCAACGACCAAGCTTCCACAAGCCAAGATAAGGAGAGTAAAGCTGATAAACTTGTGGCATCAGAGTCTGCAGCAGATGACGTCACTGCGACAGCATCAGATGCTCCaactaaagacaaaataaacattgaTTCAGAAATAGAAAGCTCAGAGAAGACCAAAGCACCCCCAGCATCACCTGGTCCCAGAGAGAAGGCCCAGATAAAAGAAGAGGCAAAGCAGCCTCTGCCAGTAGAGGACTCTGACTCAGAAAGGGAGCTGGTTATCGACCTTGGAGATGAACAGGGAGgcaaagacaggaagaggatcAGGAAAGACAACACTACTGTCAAGGAGTCATCAGCTAGTAAACCTGAAGGTGAGAGTTTTTCTCTCTTGATCTGCTTTTTCGAAATGAACCTACAAGAAATAAACATACACTTAATGTGTCCATAATTTTGATAATTTTTCTTGCAGGTAAAGCCATGACCCTATCGACTCTCCCATCTCAAAGCAGTACAGCTCCCTCCACGCCCTCTAGTTTTTCAACACAGGCCCCTATGGCAATTCCTGTCACCATGGTCTCCTTCACTACTCCCTCTCCTGCAACTTTAAGCCTTGCAACTGTCTCCAGTGTTACAGCAACACCTcaatcttcctcctcctcagcctccacCACACCAACTTTGAAGAAACAGCGCCCTCTGCTGCCTAGAGAGACAGTGCCAGTGGTGCAGAGAGCTGTGGTGTGGAATCCCACTGCCAAGTTTCAGACTTCCTCGCAGAAGTGGCACATGCAGAAGGTGCAGCGTCAGCAACAGAATCAGCAACCTGTGGCAAGTGCACAAATACAGGCATCATCACCGAGGCAAGGCCAGACTCAAGTGCTGACGCAGACTCAGGCCACTGGGAACGGTTCAGTGGCAGTTTCCTCATCTTCAGCACAACAGTCTTCGCAAAGTACACGCTATCAGACCAGACAGGCTGTCAAAGGTGGATAACATGGTTTTAGTCCCAGAATGAATTTAAGAATGACTTTACATTGTATGTGGGCCAGTACATATAACATTTCCTCCAGGAAATATTGAGAAGTAAATGTGGGTGGTGTACAGATGTTTGACATCCATggtgtatatagtatatatgcTAAATAACACATAAGTTGGAGTATTATCAGCTTGTAGTCCTCTGTACATGTGAAATGTTTCACCGGTGGGTCCATAAGGATGTTTgagtgacagtttttttttctctagctGTTCAACAAAAAGACACTCCACTCAGTACATCTACATCGGCTGTCACCCTGGTATCCAGTACTCCAGCTTCTGTTGCAATAATGGCACCATCAAGTCTAGGCATAGTTGCTTCATCTTCACCAGTGGCAACAGATGTGTATATCCCCACTGCCTCAGCAGATGTGGCTGCAGACATTGCCAAGTACACTAACAAAGttagtattttttctttttgccctcTACAGTGCTATTTTCACTGtcttgttgatttacataaaattaTGGCCTTCTGGTTTTCAGATAATGGATGTTATCAAAGGTACAATGACTGAAATTTACAATGACCTTTCAAAAAGCACTTCAGGAAATACAATAGCAGAGGTAAGACTTTACTATCTACCTTTTAGAGATTGAATACTATTCAGATGATAACTGTGACATTGCAAGTGACCCATACTAACCCTAACATGCCTATGTGTTTACCCTACAGATAAGGCGTCTTAGAATTGAAATAGAAAAATTACAATGGTTGCATCAACAAGAGTTGTCAGAAATGAAGCACAATCTTGGTGAGAACTTGGGGACTCTGAAAATAATATCATTCTTTGCATGTACACTGTTTTTCCCAAAACTGTGTAAAGACCTCAATTTTCGTTTGATCACATTTATGTACATGAATTTAGAGTTGACAATGGCAGAGATGAGGCAAAGtctggagcaggagagagagaggctggttacagaggtgaagaaacagatggagctggagaaacaacaaGCAGTAGAtgagacaaagaagaaacagtgGTGTGCAAACTGCAGGAAAGAGGCCATCTTCTACTGTTGTTGGAACACCAGCTACTGTGATTACCCCTGTCAACAAGCCCACTGGCCAGAACACATGAAGTCTTGCACTCAGTCAGGTAACAGGACATGCTACCATCAATATGCTGTTGATGATACTCACACAATGCTATCTGGAAGTCTCCTGTTGCCTCTGTAATTTTAACTTTTGTTCTATTTGTAGCCACAGCCCCTCAGCAAGAACCTGAGGCTGAGTCAACAGCAGACCTCTCAAACAAAGGTTTAGGGCAGACTAGTAGTGGCCCAAACTCTCTCCGAGACATGCCAGCCTCAGCGCCATCAGACAAAGACTGTGATATAGAGAAGAGCACAGACAACGTTGCTGTCACGTTGTCATAACGGAGCTCACCAtacttgaaaatgtaaatgtatagattgtttttgtttattacaaacatatgtatatgtaaattgTTGTGTTCGAGCTACTGTTAAGGGGGCAAtccaaattttttatttatatattttggttTGGGCTTAGGGCTCACATGCTGGTCTTtgaaacatgttaaatgtagaaagaagactgacagaaaaaaTAGTAACCATTAGAGGGGGGCGGTTTTGAAACGTATACTGCATATTCATGCACTTTTTTGCATTCTCTAGAGAGCTGTCAGTATAAAAGTCTTCAGAGCATGCTTGAGTGTCACTAAACATACACATAGAGTAAAGGACCACAGCTAAGCAGTTTACGAATGCAAACATGTAAACCCTGTTAATGGACCACCTCAGTTTTAGATTATAGGACTGTTGACAGAAATGTCTGTAAATTACATATTTTGTATTCgttgttaatttatttgttattcAAATGTTGCCTGTTGTATACCGCGTAGATAATAACAAATACACGCATTTTAAAACGACCTGTTTCTATGATCTAATGGGTTACGAGGCATTTAGTTAGCATAGGTTCAACTGTAGGTTAAGGAGGAATAACGCACTCTTAACATGTTACAAACTACCGTGTATCATGTTGAAGAGGAATTGGCCTGTATGAtggattgattgattttgtatgtaaacacatttaGATTAAACTTACATAGTCTCTACATAAGTTTTTCAGCTAGCTTTTGTCAGATTTAAAATTTCCACTTCTGCATACTGCATTTATAGCTATATCAAACACCTAGAGAACAGTCACAGATAAACATCAAAAACTTTAATTCTAACTTTGGTAAATTTCTTCTTACACATATCTGATCTGAGCCACAGTATAATAAAATGGTAAAGCGTGAGCCAGAAGTAAAAAGATTTGAAAATTTAGCTCGACGTGGATTGGAATATAGTAAAACGTCACTAACTTtctatgtatttaaatatttagactTTCTTTTTTGCGGTAACTACGTTGCCAGAATGCGGTTAACTGTGAACCAGCGCGACAAACCCCGACATTGTCGCCTGTGCCGGCTCAGTTCTCCTCCCGGCCAGTTGGGGCGCTGTGCGCACGGAGCGTATTGAATAAACCGTCAGCCATCTGCCGCAGTCAGTTAGCTCCAGCGGGAATGGAAAATGGAGGACTGGCCGTAAAAAGTGCGATGGCGTATCAACGTTATTTCTAGCGTGTAGGTGGGTAGAATCcagtcatttcatattttttattagcGTAGTGCTGAGCTGTTGTTGGGTGCGTCCGTGTCCGTTCGTCCCGCTTCAGTGACCGTCCTACTCCAGGTATCCGAGGCAAGGTTGAACACGGTGCGCCTGACGTTAGCTGTGCTCTCAACCATAGCGTTAGTTATGTGGAGTTAAACTACCCTGATGCATTTACGTCTGTTGCGTTGGTTAACTGGAAAGGGGTCTTGCACCAGAATTGTAGTCATGTTTTTGAGAGTCGCCCACTTGCTAATATTCATCTACACGGCAGCTCTCCCTTGCTCTAAGCAGCTAATAGCATTAGCCAGGATTGCTAGCTAGCGCACGTTGTGCACAGCTCAAGACGAAACGTTAAacgacaagaaaaaaaaaagtgctgaaaTTTGCCAAAGGCCTGCTTAAGATTTCACAAAGAGTTGCCAAGTACGTTCCGCGATATAATGTATAGGAAATACTACTTGTGgaatgtgcaaataaataattGTGGATAGCTGTTGAAGCTAACTAGTGTGTCGGTAGAGTGTTAGCTTTGCGGCCATCATTGACTGCGTCGGACGGGCAGGAGGTAACGTTATAACGCTTGTTTACTGTTGTAGTGTTATGGTGTACTAGGTGTCCGCTCTCTTGTGGAGCCCCgattgttttaatcattttaacagATCGCATTTCGGAACATAAATTTAATACGCGTGATGGCGATGCGTGGCTATTAACATTGAGTTGTTAGCTTATATCATGCGCAACAAGGCCATGTGCAGAATCCCTCTTTCGGTGTCGAGAAGCAACCATTACGGTGTCACTGTTAACGTGCTATACCGTCGGATCGGTACatgttacaaatgttttttcgTGTCTTTGCCAGAATTTCTGAATATAAGCGTGTATTACATTTGATCACCGTCCCGGACCCCTCCCACTTGTCTTGGCAACAATTCCTCCCATTCACGTGGCACGGAGTCGTGACCACAAGCACTCTATTGGATGAGTCCTGTTTAATCACCTTCAGATTTTTCCCCGGTGTCGACGGTGCAGTGTGCATTCAATTTGGATGTGATTTGGATGTGAACGTATTCCATTCTTAAACAATTGGCCGTTAAGATTTGTGACTTGGTGTCAATTTGTCAGTGGCAAATAATTACaaattatgtgtgtttgcatagaTAGCAACTGACCCgcttatttgttgtttttccatttgcGACAACACTCAAGCGTCATCGCTGCAGCAGTTTCAATCATTCAATTAGATTTACGTCAGACTTGACTTAAAATTTGAATATtgtaaatttacaaaaacaatatcACGGttggtttgttattttttgtatatTCTGTTTGTTGCGTTTCTGTGTCAGGTGAAATCTACATTGATCCTAacttgttttgctctttttggCAGATTATTGAACCTCGTACCTAAACTCATGATTACCGCTgcaaagcttttgttttgtttgaagaaGCATTCTGTCACCCATCACAACTGAACTACAGGTACAGACACTGGCTATTTTCATCATGGGTTTTTCTAATCTTCTAAGTTAAGATATAATTCACCACTCACTATCAACACAAGGCATTTATGAATTGTGTCAGGCTGCAAAAAAATTGGGTTTAGATTTGTTACTGCCTGAATATTACACATTCTATGCTGGTTTTGATGCCAGTTTTTTATTATGAACTGTAAACATTACTgaactgtatttttacagttcAAGTTTATATTAAATAACCCTGAATTGAAGCATTACACTACAGAGTATGTGATGTGACTATGCACTGAAGTTGGCACACTCAGTCCCTCTAATGAAAGTCCCCAtgtcaaaaatgtttctttagaTCATTGCTATATTTAGTAAGTAACTAAATACAGCATACTGCACATATTCTGACAAACAATCCAATTGTTTTAACTGACTGCAGCAGGATACACAGAAGGGAAGCAATATGATGTGACACTTTcatacagaaatgtaaaatgtttttatattgttacaCGTGTGTCCATAAGCAGAATATAATTTGAATTCACTATGATTGTGATTAGGTTGAGACATGtgaattttttatttctttctgaaTCCATCTCCATTTGTCGGAGCTATGACACATTTGTTTCGCTACTCTCTGTTGGTATCATATCAAAAAATATCCTTGTATACTATCAGTAGAGCTGCCTCTAAAAGTAACATTTGCTTTTAACACTACTTTGGCTTAAACCATAGAAAAGTATATCTGCATTTTTTTAAGACATAGATCAATCCCAGCACAGGATAGTGTATGAAAACCTGGCAGCCCTCAGTATTTGTTATACTGTGAACTTAAAAGTGACTCATAGTTGGTCTCTTGTGCTCTTCTCTTAACTGTAGACATTCATTTTGAAAGTAGTGATTGACTCCATCATCTATGGAGGAGAATGTGAGCCCTGAGCTCTCTCTAGCTCCCGAGCCAGAGCAGAGCCAGGACCGTATGGATAGCTGCTCTCAAGGTACCTTGGATGAGCTTCTTGCCCTTCTTGAGTTAGGGGTGGGGTTGTTATAGTAATATTGGGCACAGTTGTGGTGTCAGGTTCTGTGGTCGTGGagtgattttaaatgttgtttgaaaATGTGGGGTAAGTAAGGGTCATATCCATATCGGGCAACTATTTTCAAATTTGATTTGTATGTAAACTAGATCTCAATTAAATCAGCAGTTTGTTAGCAGTGGTGTTATGTTGCACTCTTAATGAATACATGCCACAATCTTTGCTCACGGATCTCTTGTCGGTCCACAGATGTTGGAGAAGGAAATATCGAGGTGAAGGATCAGtttcaaactgaaaaagagAATGTGGCCGAAGATCTACTAGAGGAGCCAGATAAATCGCCCAAGGCCAACAGTGAAGTTAAGAAGACTTGGGGTTTCCGTCGGTCTActgttttaaaaagagaaatgccAGTGGAGGCAGCAGCCAACAGCCCTGAAAGCCGCTGTCCTGTACGCCGTAGCGGTAGGCAGTCTAAACGAACTGACAAACTCGAGGAATTCCTCTTGACTGCCAAAAGGGGTTCAAGAAAGAGTGCCCCTCTTACTTTGGAAAGTGGAGATCGTCCTTCCCAAACACCAACTGATGGAGAGACTGCCTCAGAGGCCAGCTTTGATGGTAATGCTGACACCAAGGCTGTGGAGGACAAGGTAGAGTGCCCagagaggaggacaagaagTGGTGCAAGGAAGCAGGCCCAAAGAAAAACTCGAGGTGGCAGACAGACCAGAGGAAGTGGtggagtgacagccaaagatgaGGGAAGCTCTGACaatgaagaaaacagcagagacgCTGCCAAGAAAGATGAATTGCAAGACAACAATGAGGAGAAAAAAGGTGAAATGAGTGAACCCATTTCTGAACATGTAGGGAACACCACTACATCACAGCCTCAGCCAGAGCTGGACTCTGAGAAGAAAGAGGTTGCTGAGGAGCAAGATGAACACTTggaaacaaatgacaaaacagaagTAGAGAATGAGATGGATGAGGACAGTGCAGACAAGCCTGCAGCAATGATGGTAAAACGTGGACCAATAAGAACTTATATCAATAAGAAGAGGGCAGCAAATAGGGACACAACCCCGGTGAAAGCCCCTGCCCCTGTCAAGAAGGAAGCTAACCCTAAATCAACGCAAGCTGCTGGAAAGTCTCTCAAGTCtcagaagcaggaggaggacgACGAAGATGATGacgaagatgatgatgatgatgaagaagatgatgacgacgacgatgatgatgatgatgagaatgGCTCTTCAGCATCTTCCTCATCCATGGAATCAGATGATGGAGGCTATGATCCTAATGCACTTTACTGCATCTGTCGCCAGAAACATAACAAaaggtatttttatttaatctgtctTATTAGTTGGTTATTGTATATGAAAATATGTCTACTTAAAAGGTGTAAATGATGTGTAAGATAAACTACACAATTACAATACACAAcacattaaagtttaaatatcTACCATAATTGTCTAGTTTACATTTTGTCTGATTATTTTAAGCCTTATATTTTAGATTGGGACAAAATGCAATACATTTGTGTTGAATTATGCTTTGGGAAACTGGTTTTGTGCTATTAGGTTCATGATCTGTTGTGACCGCTGTGAGGAGTGGTTCCATGGAGACTGTGTGGGCATTACTGAAGCTCGCGGGCGCCTGATGGAGAGAAACGGGGAGGACTACATCTGCCCCAACTGCACTGCTAAGAAAAACCAGGTGGTCAGGCCTGCCACATCTATCCTTTctacaaacacagagactgaGAAGCCCAAAGCTGATGGAACTCTGACTTCTGCTGTGACCTCGTCTGCAAATGCTGACACACCTAACAGCGCTGGAGCCGACTCCAGTGTACCAGCTGTTCAGGCGGCAGCAGCACCTCTGTCTTCCACATCTACAGGAGCTGAAGAGAAAGGAGCCGAGGACCTGGGCATCAAAGGCAGGATAGAGAAAGCAACTAATCcaactgggaaaaaaaagataaagatatttCAGCCGGTAGGTCCTTGCAACTGATTTAGACCTCAGCACTTCACACGTACGCTAGTTTACATATTATTCTGCAGTATAGTCGAGCACTTATAGTGCATGTCGAGTGTTGTGTTGatattatgtatttgtttaccTCCAGACTGTTATTAGTCCAGTGCTTTGTTACTACTGTATTTTTAGTCTGCATGGCAGTAGtcttgtttttaacaaacatcTGTTGCTATTACAGTTACTAGCTTCACTACGAAATTTTTAATTATCCCGTTTTGACAACACTCTATAAAAATTGCTTGTCAGtagctgtttattattgtgtacTGAATTGGCACAGGCAATACAGCAGCCAGCAGAACCAAAAGCAGATCCGAAGGCGGCACCGACTGTGGAGCATAAAGCACTACTAGACACAGAGCATAAAGTGGCGTCAAACGTGGAGATTAAAACCACACCAACAGTTGAGGTGCCTGACGAGAAGACCAAGCAGAAGCCAGACGAGGACTCTTCCCTTCCCAAATGTATCGGGCCTGGCTGTGAGAATAATGCCCAGCCAGATTCTGTATACTGTGGAAACGACTGTATcctgagacatgctgctgcagccatGAAGTCCATCACCGATGTCAAAGAGCCCAAGCAGAAGGACAAGGCTAAGGCTACGAAAACAAAGTCCACCCCAAAGGTAACTCAGACTACGTTTAAATGATGGCCTTTATCTGTGCAGAGATGTTTGACCTTAACCTGGGCGGAATAATCAATATAACCTTCTTGTAAATTATATCAGTAATAGCAATGACGGCATGTTCTTAGATGTTGTGTATTGTTGCCAGACAGTCTGTCATTTTGATCTAATGTGCTGACAACATATGAAAATAACtttctaaaatgcattttgttgtttgcttaAGGTTTATTATTGACATGACTTAGTACACATCCAGAACTCAAATCTGGTGTGGCTACTGAAGCCCTTGTCTTTGTACTCTCTCTAAATGACTTGAATCATAACATAATCAtttacaaatcttttttttaatacatgtaTAAATAACTGCATTGGTGTGACTTAAATTAATGTTTAGCAGTTGAGAAAACATGTAATTGTGTGTTGAGCCATCATTACAATAGCATTATCAATATTACAAGTGTATCACAGACATATTTTGgattcaggaaaaaaaacagataattaAATTCTAAGAGTTGTTATTGCAGTATCCTGATGGCTTGCTGTTTCTCCTAAACATCTacttaaaagcattttttttattattaacaaatgaTAATTGTCAGCTGCTACAATCTGAAGTCAGAGTAATTTAATAGTTTAAGTGCTCCTCTCAAGAAGGTATTAATAGACTCGTCTGTAATACAGAATGGGCTCATTTTAACCATGTCAGTTCACCATTGCCAACTAGTCAAGAAGTTGGTTAATTTTATATGTCAGGGATTGAAAGACAAGTAAATGGCTTTTCTGTTGACCAATCAGCCTGGAGCATAGTCATTTCCCCCAGGATCAAGATGCGGAATAAGGCGCAACATGCAAATTAAACTGAAAGG contains the following coding sequences:
- the zmynd8 gene encoding protein kinase C-binding protein 1 isoform X5 is translated as MHPQSVSEQDGKTETATEAMEISTRSKDTGSTERMVQKRRIPSPSHSSNGHSSAETSPCPVKKKKKPGAVSSSKDQSELRHGPFYYVKQPALTTDPVDVVPQDGRNDFYCWLCHREGQVLCCELCPRVYHAKCLKLPAEPEGDWFCPECEKITVAECIETQSKAMMMLTIDQLSYLLKFALQKMKQPGDHPRLSSRSPHAASTQRKTFNWTEPFQKPVSLEQHPDYAEYIFHPMDLCTLEKNIKKKMYGCTEAFLADAKWILHNCIIYNGGNHKLTATAKVIVKISEHEMNEIEVCPECYLSACQKRDNWFCEPCSNPHPLVWAKLKGFPFWPAKALRDKDGQVDARFFGQHDRAWVPLNNCYLMSKEIPFSVKKTKSIFNSAMQEMEVYVENMRKKFGVFNYAPFRTPYTPDNNFQMLSDPSNPSSTPVKPEKQEKIKLSFDMTASPKISLARTMLSGTGIGGSTAGRQLPLSDMPRSPMSTNSSAHTGSDGEQETPDKLQTKPPNSHYTGEDAMDCTASPTHPRPGGGCSLDSPKPFHSQAPGIPKQEKTPQTGSILNLNLDRSKAEMDLKELSETVQQKQGATPVLTSPKRQIKSRFQLNLDKTIESCKAQLGIDEISVDVYKGVGHSDSEDSDKSDSSDSEYASDEEQKTKDGQDESPINEPQKDLTKCQVNDQASTSQDKESKADKLVASESAADDVTATASDAPTKDKINIDSEIESSEKTKAPPASPGPREKAQIKEEAKQPLPVEDSDSERELVIDLGDEQGGKDRKRIRKDNTTVKESSASKPEGKAMTLSTLPSQSSTAPSTPSSFSTQAPMAIPVTMVSFTTPSPATLSLATVSSVTATPQSSSSSASTTPTLKKQRPLLPRETVPVVQRAVVWNPTAKFQTSSQKWHMQKVQRQQQNQQPVASAQIQASSPRQGQTQVLTQTQATGNGSVAVSSSSAQQSSQSTRYQTRQAVKAVQQKDTPLSTSTSAVTLVSSTPASVAIMAPSSLGIVASSSPVATDVYIPTASADVAADIAKYTNKIMDVIKGTMTEIYNDLSKSTSGNTIAEIRRLRIEIEKLQWLHQQELSEMKHNLELTMAEMRQSLEQERERLVTEVKKQMELEKQQAVDETKKKQWCANCRKEAIFYCCWNTSYCDYPCQQAHWPEHMKSCTQSATAPQQEPEAESTADLSNKGLGQTSSGPNSLRDMPASAPSDKDCDIEKSTDNVAVTLS
- the zmynd8 gene encoding protein kinase C-binding protein 1 isoform X1; translation: MEISTRSKDTGSTERMVQKRRIPSPSHSSNGHSSAETSPCPVKKKKKPGAVSSSKDQSELRHGPFYYVKQPALTTDPVDVVPQDGRNDFYCWLCHREGQVLCCELCPRVYHAKCLKLPAEPEGDWFCPECEKITVAECIETQSKAMMMLTIDQLSYLLKFALQKMKQPGDHPRLSSRSPHAASTQRKTFNWTEPFQKPVSLEQHPDYAEYIFHPMDLCTLEKNIKKKMYGCTEAFLADAKWILHNCIIYNGGNHKLTATAKVIVKISEHEMNEIEVCPECYLSACQKRDNWFCEPCSNPHPLVWAKLKGFPFWPAKALRDKDGQVDARFFGQHDRAWVPLNNCYLMSKEIPFSVKKTKSIFNSAMQEMEVYVENMRKKFGVFNYAPFRTPYTPDNNFQMLSDPSNPSSTPVKPEKQEKIKLSFDMTASPKISLARTMLSGTGIGGSTAGRQLPLSDMPRSPMSTNSSAHTGSDGEQETPDKLQTKPPNSHYTGEDAMDCTASPTHPRPGGGCSLDSPKPFHSQAPGIPKQEKTPQTGSILNLNLDRSKAEMDLKELSETVQQKQGATPVLTSPKRQIKSRFQLNLDKTIESCKAQLGIDEISVDVYKGVGHSDSEDSDKSDSSDSEYASDEEQKTKDGQDESPINEPQKDLTKCQVNDQASTSQDKESKADKLVASESAADDVTATASDAPTKDKINIDSEIESSEKTKAPPASPGPREKAQIKEEAKQPLPVEDSDSERELVIDLGDEQGGKDRKRIRKDNTTVKESSASKPEGKAMTLSTLPSQSSTAPSTPSSFSTQAPMAIPVTMVSFTTPSPATLSLATVSSVTATPQSSSSSASTTPTLKKQRPLLPRETVPVVQRAVVWNPTAKFQTSSQKWHMQKVQRQQQNQQPVASAQIQASSPRQGQTQVLTQTQATGNGSVAVSSSSAQQSSQSTRYQTRQAVKAVQQKDTPLSTSTSAVTLVSSTPASVAIMAPSSLGIVASSSPVATDVYIPTASADVAADIAKYTNKIMDVIKGTMTEIYNDLSKSTSGNTIAEIRRLRIEIEKLQWLHQQELSEMKHNLELTMAEMRQSLEQERERLVTEVKKQMELEKQQAVDETKKKQWCANCRKEAIFYCCWNTSYCDYPCQQAHWPEHMKSCTQSATAPQQEPEAESTADLSNKGLGQTSSGPNSLRDMPASAPSDKDCDIEKSTDNVAVTLS